In Petrotoga miotherma DSM 10691, one DNA window encodes the following:
- a CDS encoding ABC transporter ATP-binding protein, which produces MEVENKNSALIKAIELYKVYNDKRVKVEALKNINLTIKKGEFIGILGPSGSGKTTLLNCLSAIDNPTRGEIYFKGVPFQNLKEEERTSFRAKNMGFVFQFFNLIPVLTVLENVQLPLLILGEKNKTSKDKAYEVLKKVKLDSKVERFPYELSGGEQQRVAIARAIIHSPEVIWADEPTGNLDSENGEIIIELLEEIRKEKGTTLVVVTHDLNIAKRADRIIQIRDGIIQEV; this is translated from the coding sequence ATGGAAGTTGAGAATAAAAATAGTGCTTTGATAAAAGCGATTGAATTGTACAAAGTGTACAACGATAAGAGAGTAAAAGTAGAGGCTTTAAAGAACATTAACCTAACGATTAAAAAAGGTGAATTTATTGGTATATTAGGGCCTTCAGGTTCAGGTAAAACCACCTTACTAAATTGCCTTTCGGCAATAGATAATCCTACCAGAGGGGAGATTTACTTTAAAGGGGTTCCGTTCCAAAATTTGAAAGAAGAAGAACGGACTTCCTTCAGAGCCAAAAACATGGGCTTTGTGTTTCAATTTTTTAATCTTATTCCGGTTTTGACGGTTTTAGAAAATGTTCAGTTGCCTTTGCTAATCTTAGGAGAAAAGAACAAAACCTCAAAAGACAAAGCTTATGAAGTTTTAAAGAAGGTTAAGCTTGATAGTAAAGTAGAAAGATTCCCCTATGAACTATCAGGTGGAGAGCAACAAAGAGTTGCTATTGCAAGGGCTATAATACATTCGCCAGAGGTTATATGGGCTGACGAACCAACAGGAAATCTTGACAGTGAAAACGGTGAAATAATAATAGAACTTTTGGAGGAAATAAGAAAAGAAAAGGGAACAACGCTTGTGGTAGTTACCCATGATTTGAATATTGCAAAAAGAGCCGATAGAATTATTCAAATTAGAGATGGAATTATACAAGAAGTTTAA
- a CDS encoding ABC transporter permease yields MFFWKFALRNFLKKWQVSILLVLGAIIPSLLTVSSLSLNDSIVSYRKTQVEVNFGQADAFIVNNRTSPFLSFPLSQMILDDLKSNPQVKNILPVSESFGRIENNGRFLEVLVVAVEEEDLSNFVGQTIDLSPGKIVVSQDIAKEIGVNEGETIVIHMPGGSKNLEISYVGEKGFLNYRGEMAQYPGSVFVNVSDFKGNTVFPSKAYVDFVESENAHISDISLPSNLEINNIKKDFLNSPANEILGYIVFAFSSFSILAGLILVIVFGNNFANEQEKTVGILRILGFKRFKILFLFFMEALLYFGISSIIGVILGAKIGAVLLNQLGEIASGLTFETFGSFTTVPYELSVRTIIFGFLIGIVIPLIIFMIKGLHISNNSPVESLKKDVEAYVPHGINGWFSLLFIISGILLMSFANEFEILGLILISLGLVFVFKNPLFNVGLSIFLMILSKTYFSLSSEVLTFNFIFQRSFLFGFIVVLFFTSIIPILKRFSKVFSSKKSVPFLLGFSYVERFPVRVLMLSLMFGIIIFGLIVISSIPANLVKFVDTSMQEGLFGYNFLVVSNPIKNLFFSDDIAVYEGIEKPTKVQVALLNSQIIAFVDNTFLESAIIPSESVTDWREELKSKNTVLYGKFSDEEKVPEYVKGNLSSITPLGGESNVSYDVVGFFDLKDITIPVKYVANIVSKPNSVKSIDILLGNVPKENIDEVKQKYMSNFDYPIFIEEELQTIYNGVDDIISLATGMLYLGLISGFSGLALYSVRSCIIRQRIIGTLRAIGSSSKDITKGLLIENFSIVSVGAFIGLVGGYLVAKDVIFAIFQFLGNVDFYFPLLNVVGIIGMVYLITFLTLMIPSFLITKITPADSLREIG; encoded by the coding sequence GTGTTTTTTTGGAAATTTGCCCTTCGTAATTTTTTAAAGAAGTGGCAAGTAAGTATTTTGCTAGTATTGGGGGCTATCATCCCTTCTTTGTTGACTGTTTCTTCTCTTTCCCTTAATGATTCGATAGTTTCATATAGAAAAACTCAAGTGGAAGTTAATTTTGGCCAAGCAGATGCCTTTATTGTTAATAATAGGACATCTCCATTTCTTTCTTTTCCTTTGTCACAAATGATTTTAGACGATCTAAAAAGCAATCCCCAAGTAAAAAACATTCTGCCGGTTTCGGAAAGTTTTGGAAGAATAGAAAATAACGGACGTTTTTTGGAAGTTTTGGTTGTTGCGGTTGAAGAAGAAGACCTTTCAAACTTTGTAGGTCAAACTATTGATTTAAGCCCTGGTAAAATAGTTGTATCTCAGGATATAGCAAAGGAAATTGGAGTTAATGAAGGAGAAACCATTGTAATTCATATGCCTGGAGGTTCAAAAAATTTAGAGATTTCCTATGTTGGTGAAAAAGGTTTTTTGAATTACCGAGGAGAGATGGCACAGTATCCAGGATCAGTCTTTGTTAATGTATCAGATTTCAAAGGTAATACAGTTTTCCCATCCAAGGCGTATGTAGATTTTGTTGAATCTGAAAATGCACATATTTCTGATATTTCTCTCCCTTCAAATTTGGAGATTAATAATATAAAAAAGGATTTTTTAAATTCTCCCGCAAATGAAATTCTAGGATACATTGTTTTTGCCTTTAGTTCTTTTTCCATATTAGCGGGTTTAATATTAGTTATTGTTTTCGGGAATAATTTTGCAAACGAGCAAGAAAAAACGGTGGGTATTTTAAGAATTTTAGGTTTTAAAAGATTTAAGATCTTATTTCTTTTCTTTATGGAGGCTTTGTTATATTTCGGGATATCTTCTATAATAGGAGTCATTTTGGGGGCGAAAATAGGAGCAGTCCTGTTAAACCAACTTGGTGAAATTGCATCAGGTCTAACTTTCGAAACTTTTGGAAGTTTTACAACCGTTCCTTATGAATTAAGTGTTAGAACAATAATATTTGGTTTTTTAATAGGTATTGTAATTCCGTTGATTATTTTTATGATTAAAGGGTTACATATTTCCAACAATTCTCCTGTAGAATCCTTGAAAAAAGATGTGGAGGCATACGTTCCTCATGGTATTAACGGATGGTTTTCCCTTCTTTTTATTATATCTGGTATTCTTTTAATGTCCTTTGCAAATGAGTTTGAAATTCTGGGATTAATTCTAATTTCATTGGGATTAGTATTTGTATTCAAAAACCCTTTATTTAATGTTGGGTTATCCATTTTTCTTATGATCCTTAGTAAAACATATTTTTCTCTCTCTTCAGAAGTATTAACTTTTAATTTTATTTTTCAAAGATCTTTTTTATTCGGTTTTATCGTTGTTCTTTTTTTTACTTCTATAATTCCAATTTTAAAAAGGTTTTCTAAGGTGTTTTCCTCAAAGAAGAGCGTTCCTTTTCTTTTGGGATTTTCGTATGTTGAGAGATTCCCAGTGAGAGTTTTAATGCTTTCTTTGATGTTTGGTATAATTATTTTTGGTTTGATTGTTATTTCTTCCATACCGGCGAATTTGGTTAAGTTTGTGGATACTTCTATGCAAGAAGGATTGTTTGGATACAATTTTTTGGTTGTATCAAACCCTATAAAAAACCTATTTTTTTCTGATGATATAGCTGTTTATGAAGGAATAGAAAAACCAACTAAGGTTCAAGTTGCCCTGCTCAATTCACAGATCATAGCTTTTGTTGACAATACTTTTCTTGAATCGGCGATAATTCCATCGGAATCAGTAACAGATTGGAGAGAAGAACTGAAGAGTAAAAATACCGTTCTTTATGGAAAATTTAGTGATGAAGAAAAAGTCCCAGAGTACGTGAAGGGTAATCTTTCTTCTATTACACCCTTAGGTGGAGAATCTAACGTTTCTTATGATGTTGTTGGTTTTTTTGACTTAAAAGATATTACAATTCCTGTAAAATATGTTGCAAATATAGTTTCTAAACCTAATAGTGTGAAAAGTATCGATATACTTTTAGGGAATGTGCCTAAAGAAAATATTGACGAAGTCAAGCAGAAATATATGTCAAACTTTGATTATCCCATTTTTATAGAAGAGGAATTACAAACCATCTATAATGGTGTTGATGATATAATTTCTCTAGCAACAGGGATGCTCTATCTTGGTTTGATTAGTGGATTTTCAGGACTGGCGCTGTATTCTGTAAGATCATGTATAATTCGCCAAAGAATAATCGGAACTCTAAGGGCTATCGGTTCAAGTTCAAAAGATATAACCAAGGGACTTCTCATTGAAAATTTCAGCATTGTATCCGTAGGAGCTTTCATTGGTCTGGTGGGAGGTTACCTAGTTGCAAAGGATGTAATTTTCGCCATCTTTCAATTTTTAGGAAATGTTGATTTTTATTTTCCTTTGTTGAATGTAGTTGGAATAATTGGAATGGTATATTTAATCACTTTTCTAACCTTGATGATACCTTCGTTTTTAATAACTAAAATCACACCAGCAGATAGTTTGAGGGAGATTGGATAA
- the htpG gene encoding molecular chaperone HtpG, producing the protein MPEVKEFQAETKQLLNLIINSIYTHKDIFLRELISNASDALDKIRFLSLKDPGVLQNDTELQIRIEIDKDNNTLIVEDNGIGMSYEEVIENLGTIAKSGTKNFLEQLKQAQMGDSPTADKENTIINLIGQFGVGFYSVFMVAKKVIVETKKWDQDKGVRWESDGIGTYSIEECEKANRGTKITLILKDDLDEDENYLDQYKIQELVKKHSNYIKYPIKMKWEEEVEAGKKKITDKILNSMVPLWNKNKEEISQNEYNEFYKEHFYDWNDPFDVIHFKAEGTTVEFTALLYIPSKLPFTFFSKDYKRGLNLYSKNVFIMENCEEVLPDYLGFVKGLVDSPDFSLNISREILQKNKQLKVIRKNIERKILDALKSKLENEREKYVEFWKEFGKVIKAGLYQNILEKEKVQDLLLFESSTSDKNMVTLKEYISKMKEDQGNYIYYAVGESKDIIENLPQMETFKEKGYEVLYLTDEIDEFLIKLMHDYEGKEFKSISSSNVKIDEKFKEKEEENKDLLQKIKEYLKDKVKDVRLTDKLKESPACIVSANEAISLNMEKTLKNLEQLPFEAEKILELNPDHQVFKILTDIYHKDPHSEEIKDYAELLYNQSLLLEGLEIEDKTTFAKLITKLMIKSKK; encoded by the coding sequence ATGCCTGAAGTAAAAGAATTTCAAGCAGAAACAAAACAATTACTCAATCTAATAATAAACTCCATTTACACTCACAAAGACATATTTTTAAGAGAGTTGATTTCTAACGCGTCGGACGCGCTTGATAAAATCAGATTCTTATCTTTAAAAGACCCTGGCGTTCTACAAAATGATACTGAATTGCAGATAAGGATTGAAATAGACAAAGATAACAACACTTTGATAGTTGAAGATAACGGTATTGGAATGTCTTATGAAGAAGTAATCGAAAACTTGGGAACTATTGCAAAATCAGGCACTAAAAACTTTCTGGAACAACTAAAACAGGCTCAAATGGGAGACAGCCCCACGGCAGATAAGGAAAACACTATAATAAACCTCATAGGGCAATTCGGAGTTGGGTTTTATTCGGTATTCATGGTTGCGAAAAAAGTTATTGTAGAAACAAAAAAATGGGATCAGGATAAAGGTGTGAGATGGGAATCCGATGGAATAGGAACTTATTCAATTGAAGAGTGTGAAAAAGCCAATAGAGGAACTAAGATTACCCTAATATTGAAAGACGATCTAGATGAGGATGAAAATTATTTGGACCAATATAAAATTCAAGAATTAGTCAAAAAACACTCTAACTATATAAAATATCCCATAAAAATGAAATGGGAAGAAGAAGTAGAAGCAGGTAAAAAGAAGATAACCGATAAAATACTTAATTCGATGGTTCCCTTATGGAACAAAAACAAAGAAGAAATATCTCAAAATGAATACAACGAGTTCTACAAAGAACATTTTTACGATTGGAACGATCCTTTCGATGTTATTCATTTCAAAGCTGAAGGAACAACGGTTGAATTTACAGCTTTGCTTTATATTCCTTCTAAGTTGCCCTTTACTTTTTTCAGTAAAGATTACAAAAGGGGCTTAAACCTCTATTCAAAGAACGTTTTTATAATGGAAAACTGTGAAGAAGTTCTCCCCGATTATTTGGGGTTCGTTAAAGGATTGGTGGATTCTCCAGACTTCTCTTTGAATATCTCAAGAGAAATACTCCAAAAAAACAAACAACTAAAAGTAATAAGAAAAAATATTGAAAGAAAGATATTAGATGCTTTAAAATCAAAACTCGAAAACGAAAGAGAAAAGTACGTGGAATTTTGGAAAGAATTTGGAAAGGTTATAAAAGCAGGATTGTACCAAAATATACTGGAAAAAGAAAAAGTTCAAGATCTGCTTTTATTCGAAAGTTCTACGTCTGATAAAAATATGGTAACCCTTAAAGAATATATTTCAAAAATGAAAGAAGATCAAGGTAATTACATATATTACGCAGTGGGGGAAAGCAAAGATATTATTGAAAACCTACCTCAAATGGAAACTTTCAAAGAAAAAGGTTATGAGGTGTTGTACTTAACAGATGAAATAGACGAATTTCTCATCAAATTGATGCATGACTACGAAGGAAAAGAATTCAAATCGATCAGCAGTTCAAATGTAAAAATAGATGAAAAATTTAAAGAAAAAGAAGAAGAAAACAAAGACTTGCTCCAAAAAATAAAAGAGTATCTTAAAGACAAAGTAAAAGATGTTAGATTAACAGATAAATTGAAGGAATCCCCCGCATGTATAGTAAGTGCCAACGAAGCAATCTCCTTGAACATGGAAAAAACCCTAAAAAACTTAGAGCAACTACCTTTTGAAGCTGAAAAGATCTTAGAGCTAAATCCTGATCATCAAGTATTTAAAATATTAACAGATATATACCACAAAGATCCCCACTCAGAAGAAATTAAAGATTACGCTGAATTACTTTACAATCAATCTTTGTTACTTGAAGGATTAGAAATCGAAGATAAAACTACATTTGCAAAACTGATCACAAAGCTAATGATAAAATCAAAAAAATAA
- the amrB gene encoding AmmeMemoRadiSam system protein B, which yields MEKIRNPVVAGTFYPSNTENLKSLIKELFGDSFKVNSEKLIPPMGVIVPHAGYIYSGETAAKAYKKTFEKGIAKRVFLLGPNHTGLGSKISIFTSGSWETPFGKIKVDEKTTRKILKELDIYNDEFAHLNEHSLEVQLPFLQYAMGNDFEIVPICMMDQSLETSKKLGKILSNIIEDGDLVVASSDMNHYESHEKTLLKDEKVIGTLKKMDLQEMYDTIKRYNISMCGYGPVAVLLSIGFDDIEIIDHTTSGEKSGDYEAVVGYLSAIVSNLQK from the coding sequence ATGGAGAAGATAAGGAATCCTGTAGTTGCAGGTACTTTTTACCCTTCGAATACAGAAAATTTAAAAAGTCTTATAAAAGAGCTTTTCGGTGATAGTTTTAAAGTAAATTCTGAAAAATTAATTCCTCCTATGGGGGTTATAGTACCTCATGCTGGTTACATATATTCTGGGGAAACCGCAGCAAAAGCCTATAAAAAGACATTTGAAAAAGGTATAGCAAAAAGAGTATTTTTGTTAGGGCCTAATCATACAGGATTAGGGTCTAAAATATCAATTTTTACAAGTGGTAGTTGGGAAACCCCCTTTGGAAAAATAAAAGTTGACGAAAAAACCACAAGAAAGATTTTGAAAGAGTTAGATATTTATAACGATGAATTTGCACATTTAAATGAGCATTCACTAGAGGTACAGTTACCTTTTCTTCAGTATGCTATGGGAAATGATTTTGAAATTGTACCTATTTGTATGATGGATCAAAGTTTAGAAACCTCCAAGAAACTAGGAAAAATTTTATCAAATATAATAGAAGACGGAGATTTAGTCGTTGCTTCTTCGGATATGAATCATTACGAAAGTCATGAAAAGACGTTGCTAAAAGATGAAAAAGTTATAGGAACATTAAAAAAGATGGATTTGCAAGAAATGTATGATACAATAAAAAGATATAATATCAGTATGTGTGGATATGGTCCCGTCGCTGTTCTTTTAAGTATAGGATTTGATGATATTGAAATAATCGATCACACGACGAGTGGCGAGAAAAGTGGCGATTATGAAGCGGTAGTTGGATACCTTTCTGCAATAGTTAGTAATTTACAAAAATAA
- a CDS encoding Asp23/Gls24 family envelope stress response protein, protein MLIETEFGTVDIKNDVIKELVYKAVIESYGTVEISGKQGFFDRISNLWSRSEDRGINVSENEESIVVDLFLVFEYGLPIKKVAQNIQENVHHRVTSMLNFDNIKVNVSISGLKY, encoded by the coding sequence ATGTTAATAGAAACAGAATTTGGTACGGTAGATATCAAAAACGATGTTATAAAAGAATTGGTGTATAAAGCTGTTATCGAATCCTACGGTACGGTTGAAATCTCTGGAAAACAAGGATTTTTTGATAGAATATCAAATTTATGGTCAAGAAGTGAAGATAGAGGGATAAATGTATCGGAAAATGAAGAAAGTATAGTAGTTGATCTTTTCCTTGTTTTTGAATATGGTCTCCCCATAAAAAAAGTCGCTCAAAATATACAAGAGAATGTTCATCATAGAGTTACATCTATGTTAAATTTTGACAATATCAAAGTAAATGTGAGCATATCTGGCCTGAAATATTGA
- a CDS encoding DAK2 domain-containing protein — MLKFLYAKDLYLALKKGTEELAKNKDEINALNVFPVPDGDTGNNMLAGMLEACKSMDEVEDKNDMKSMMESLRRGLLLGARGNSGVILSQIFRGITEILEKKKRINTQDFIKALQNAKDRAYNAVMKPVEGTMLTLIRRLSEKMKETMSEEKDFLVFFDAMVKNSFEIVEETPKYLKKLRDSNVVDAGAKGLAYVIKGMNDALHGDLEVELEELESATPEHITEIAYEELTYQYCTEAIVKFHKQPIQKKTLEEIRSFLESMGDSIVLVNQDDILKTHVHTNHPGLVFEKFLEHGELIKTKIDNMKAQHEHIITKQKEGKTADIEQAKVAVNNNLNNKNWGVIAVSPGKGISEIFKSLGVDQVIFGGQTTNPSVKDISNAINKVPQEKVIVLPNNPNIIMAAEKAIDLTDKEVLILPTKHVQEGISALLGFDDNMAKEELKESMMGYVKSIVPIEVTYAVRDSTIKGEKIKKGEYLIFLGKELKAHGKNVYKETEKVLEELIKKGYEIITIIYGEGAKKEKIDQLVKNLTQKYANIEIEIHNGGQRHYPLLISVE, encoded by the coding sequence ATGCTCAAGTTTTTGTATGCAAAAGACCTATATCTGGCTTTAAAAAAAGGTACGGAAGAATTAGCTAAAAACAAAGATGAAATTAACGCCCTGAATGTTTTTCCTGTCCCAGATGGGGACACAGGTAATAATATGTTAGCAGGTATGCTCGAGGCTTGTAAAAGTATGGATGAAGTTGAAGATAAAAACGATATGAAATCTATGATGGAAAGTTTAAGAAGAGGACTTTTGTTAGGAGCAAGGGGAAACTCAGGTGTTATTTTGTCACAAATATTTCGCGGAATAACAGAAATTCTTGAAAAGAAGAAAAGAATTAACACCCAAGATTTCATAAAGGCGCTTCAAAATGCAAAAGATAGGGCTTATAACGCGGTTATGAAACCGGTTGAAGGTACAATGCTGACTTTAATACGAAGATTGTCAGAAAAGATGAAAGAAACTATGTCCGAGGAAAAAGATTTTTTAGTTTTTTTTGATGCGATGGTAAAGAATTCATTTGAAATAGTAGAGGAAACCCCCAAATATTTGAAAAAATTACGCGATTCGAATGTTGTGGATGCTGGAGCAAAAGGACTTGCTTACGTCATAAAAGGGATGAACGATGCACTTCACGGTGATTTAGAAGTAGAACTAGAGGAATTAGAATCCGCCACACCTGAGCACATAACAGAAATAGCCTATGAAGAACTTACATACCAGTATTGCACAGAAGCAATAGTAAAATTCCACAAACAACCCATACAAAAAAAGACCTTAGAAGAAATAAGAAGTTTTTTGGAAAGTATGGGAGATTCCATTGTTTTAGTTAATCAGGATGACATATTAAAAACACACGTACACACCAATCATCCAGGACTTGTCTTTGAAAAGTTTTTAGAACATGGCGAATTGATCAAAACAAAGATAGACAACATGAAAGCTCAACATGAACACATTATAACAAAACAAAAAGAGGGCAAAACAGCCGATATAGAGCAAGCCAAAGTGGCCGTTAACAATAATTTGAACAATAAAAATTGGGGTGTGATTGCAGTCTCTCCAGGAAAAGGAATTTCGGAAATCTTTAAAAGTTTGGGAGTGGATCAAGTTATTTTTGGAGGTCAAACTACCAATCCTAGTGTAAAAGATATCTCAAATGCAATTAATAAAGTTCCACAAGAAAAGGTGATCGTACTCCCCAATAATCCAAATATAATTATGGCTGCTGAAAAGGCTATAGATTTAACAGATAAAGAAGTATTGATATTACCTACAAAACATGTTCAAGAGGGTATAAGTGCCTTGCTTGGTTTCGATGACAATATGGCCAAAGAAGAACTAAAAGAATCCATGATGGGATACGTTAAATCTATCGTTCCGATTGAAGTTACTTATGCGGTCAGGGATTCCACCATTAAGGGTGAAAAGATAAAAAAAGGCGAGTATCTAATATTTCTTGGAAAAGAGTTAAAAGCCCATGGAAAGAACGTTTATAAAGAAACGGAAAAAGTTTTAGAGGAACTAATAAAAAAAGGCTATGAAATCATTACTATAATTTACGGTGAAGGTGCCAAAAAAGAAAAGATCGATCAACTAGTAAAAAATCTGACCCAAAAATACGCCAATATAGAGATAGAAATTCACAACGGTGGACAGAGACATTATCCACTGCTTATTTCTGTTGAGTGA
- a CDS encoding glycine--tRNA ligase subunit alpha has product MYIQDVIMNLEKFWSDFGCVIDQPYDIEMGAGTYSPATFFRSFGANEWRVAYAQPCRRPTDGRYGENPNRMQRFYQYQVVIKPSPKDIQDLYIRSLESLGISPKEHDIRFVEDNWESPTLGAWGVGWEVWLDGMEITQFTYFQQMGGIPLTYIPVELTYGIERIAMYLQNIDNVYETKWNKNVKYKDIYKENERQFSYYNFEEADIDMLKTLYNMYKKEFQRLIAKQLYLPAYDYLAKSAHVFNLLDARNAIGVNERHQYILDIRNMAKSCAKLYIDSSNAEVIDVE; this is encoded by the coding sequence TTGTACATTCAAGATGTGATTATGAACTTAGAAAAATTTTGGTCCGATTTTGGATGTGTTATAGACCAACCTTACGATATAGAAATGGGGGCAGGGACATACAGTCCTGCCACTTTTTTTAGATCTTTTGGGGCAAATGAATGGAGAGTTGCCTATGCTCAACCTTGTAGAAGACCAACAGACGGTAGATACGGCGAAAATCCGAATAGAATGCAACGATTTTATCAATACCAGGTAGTTATCAAACCTTCACCCAAAGACATTCAAGATCTATATATTAGGTCTTTGGAATCTTTAGGGATATCCCCTAAGGAACATGACATAAGGTTTGTAGAAGATAATTGGGAATCTCCTACTTTAGGTGCGTGGGGAGTTGGATGGGAAGTATGGTTAGATGGTATGGAGATTACTCAGTTCACGTACTTTCAACAGATGGGGGGCATCCCATTAACTTATATTCCCGTTGAGCTTACTTATGGAATTGAGAGAATAGCTATGTATTTACAGAATATCGACAACGTTTATGAAACCAAATGGAATAAAAATGTAAAGTACAAAGACATATATAAAGAAAACGAAAGGCAATTTTCTTACTATAATTTTGAAGAAGCTGATATAGACATGCTTAAAACACTTTACAATATGTATAAAAAAGAATTTCAAAGGCTAATTGCAAAGCAATTATATTTACCTGCATACGACTATTTAGCAAAATCAGCACATGTATTCAACTTATTGGACGCAAGAAATGCCATTGGAGTTAACGAAAGGCATCAATACATATTGGATATAAGGAACATGGCAAAAAGCTGTGCAAAACTATATATCGACAGTTCAAATGCGGAGGTAATTGATGTTGAATAG